A region from the Benincasa hispida cultivar B227 chromosome 12, ASM972705v1, whole genome shotgun sequence genome encodes:
- the LOC120068419 gene encoding uncharacterized protein At4g15545, giving the protein MREEESGVANFGLPEEVLEVLPSDPFEQLDVARKITSIALSTRVSALESESSALQSQISEKDALIAELQSQIESLDAALSEKSEILARAEQEKETLLQENASLSNTVKKLTRDVSKLEVFRKTLMQSLHEDENSTATGGSEAAVKIESQESLPSASVVEDDLTLPPSKYSSVQSNTSETVNSVKEEHEADVVTSRPRVSNSLLLASQTSTPRLTPPGSPPISSASVSPTRTSKPVSPKRHSMSFSVSRGMFDRTSMYSSAGNHSSVSSPHGGPHTGRTRVDGKEFFRQVRSRLSYEQFSSFLTNVKELNAHKQTKEETLRKADEIFGPDNKDLFTIFEGLITRNVH; this is encoded by the exons ATGAGGGAGGAAGAATCCGGTGTTGCCAATTTCGGTCTTCCCGAGGAAGTACTGGAAGTTCTACCGTCAGATCCATTCGAGCAGCTCGATGTGGCTCGGAAAATTACCTCCATTGCTCTCTCGACGCGTGTTTCTGCTCTTGAATCCGAATCCTCCGCTCTCCAGTCGCAAATTTCCGAGAAGGATGCTCTCATAGCAGAGCTGCAATCGCAGATCGAATCTCTCGACGCCGCTTTATCCGAGAAATCCGAAATTCTCGCCCGCGCCGAGCAAGAAAAG GAGACGTTGTTACAAGAGAACGCGTCGCTTTCTAACACCGTGAAGAAACTCACTCGAGATGTCTCGAAG CTGGAGGTCTTCAGAAAGACGCTTATGCAGTCGCTACACGAGGACGAGAATTCT ACAGCCACAGGAGGTTCAGAGGCTGCCGTTAAAATAGAGAGTCAGGAAAGTTTGCCCTCTGCCTCGGTTGTTGAAG ATGATCTGACATTGCCACCATCTAAATACTCATCGGTCCAGAGCAACACTTCTGAAACAGTGAATTCTGTAAAAGAAGAGCATGAGGCAGATG TGGTAACTTCAAGGCCTCGTGTATCAAATAGCCTTCTGTTAGCATCACAGACTAGCACTCCTCGGCTGACACCTCCTGGTTCTCCTCCCATTTCTTCTGCATCCGTGTCTCCTACGAGAACATCTAAACCTGTTTCCCCAAAGCGTCATTCAATGTCATTCTCTGTCTCAAGGGGGATGTTTGATAGGACCTCGATGTATTCGTCCGCTGGAAATCACAGTTCAGTTTCAAGCCCTCATGGAGGACCTCATACTG GACGAACGCGAGTTGATGGGAAAGAATTCTTCCGCCAAGTGAG GAGCCGGTTGTCTTATGAGCAGTTCAGTTCATTCCTAACCAATGTTAAAGAGTTGAATGCCCACAAGCAAACAAAAGAG GAGACCCTTCGGAAGGCTGATGAGATATTTGGCCCGGATAACAAGGACCTCTTTACTATATTTGAAGGGTTGATTACTCGTAATGTCCACTAA